The sequence below is a genomic window from Scophthalmus maximus strain ysfricsl-2021 chromosome 19, ASM2237912v1, whole genome shotgun sequence.
GGATAAAACAAACACCTTCTTTCTTCTGCTAATTTGTTCAACAGATGAAAACTGAAACTACTCGGGTACAGTCAATGAAAGAGTGATACATTCTCATTTGAATAGTGTGttcattgtgggttttttttcaagttttatttaACCTTCAGATCATCGTTCTCACAACAGACTTGCAGACTAGCTATATTTGGATCGAATCACTGCTGacattttctcctcccttcccttcccttcccttctcttctccccctacAGACTCCAGCAATCCCACCATGTCCTTCATCACAGCCTTTTTGCAGCAGACAGTCTATCTGGGCATGCCCGATGACTCAGTACGTAACTCTACGGCTCCGTTCCAGTTGCTAAGGCCAACCaccctgttttttccccctttttttccctctcttctcatcCTGCGGTATGCTCGGGTGGAAAAAATGCATCAGGCATAGTTTAGAgcgagggaaggagagaagtgtAGAGGATACAGTAGTGAGGGGAAAGAAGTGAATGGGCGGGACGTTAACATGTagaaagaggggaggaaaaaggagTGGAGCGGAGCAAAACGATAAGAGACCATTATTTGAGGACTGTTGTTAAAGTGAAAGGGAGTCTGCGTGATAAAGGTTATATGCAATGAGCCAGTTGACCACATTAAgtcttgtgagtgtgtgactcaTAGAAGACGGAATTTGTGCCCCTCCCTTTATAAACTCTGCAAGTAGAACAAAAGGTTACTACTGCTTCCCCTGATTTCTTAAAGTGAACTGAGGAGAAGTTGTGTAAGGTCGCCCAGCGTTATTTCGGTCTGAAACTCTTCAGTTCAGTCCAACAGGGGTGTGCACAGGCACTATCAAGGGAGCAGTCATGGTCTTTAAGAGGCAGTAAATGTGtcacaagtttcttttttttaacgtccTGTGTATGTCGAAAGCTTGACAATACATCCAGGCaatatgtatgtaaaaaaatttgatttgactttcCTAAAGAGCACCTTTTTCTCCCAAGGCAGATTGTTAACACAGTTTTGGGACTTACGTAATGCACACCACTGAGTAGAAGCGAagtatttacagtacacacaatAATCTGTGCTGTGTCGCCCAGGTCCTAAAGAACGAGGGAACAGTGACCGCAGCACCCAACTTCAGCCCCAACGGAGATGCGGCGGTCCTGGAAAAGGCCATCAAGGCAAAAGGTGAGCTTGAAATGCACACGGGGAAACGTTTGGAGCgtgtgtgaacatgttctggcttttcaaaatgtcttcgAGTATGGTGGGCTAGCTCTTGTAGTCAGAACCCCACCACCCTCTGCTGGCTGCCATGCATCATTACTAGAAACGGTGCAGTTGTCCGTGGTAGAAAGTGAACCTCACAGCTCTATACGTGGGCCCTGACACTAAAGAACAAATATCATACGGGTTGACATCTCAGTGTGTCTGTCACACAGATGCATGATGATTCTTGTCAATATGTTGTCACTTTTGCAGGTGTGGATGAGAACACCATTATTGAAATTCTGGTGAAAAGGAGCAACGAGCAGAGGCAACAGATCAAAGAGGCCTACCAGCAGGCCAGTGGCAAGGTAGTGAGAATCACACAAAGATAGTAGAAACATagaacacattttttatatactgtgCCAAAGTACAGATATGTATATGCTCACAAGctaaaaaacagtcaaagtaaaaagtaaaagtatattTACCACATCGGTTGTTCCCTCGTAGCCTCTGGAATTGGCGCTGAAGAGCGCTCTGAAGGGAGATCTGGAGGATGTGGTGTTGGCCCTGCTGAAAACACCGGCCCAGTACGACGCCCAGCAGCTGAAACTGGCTATGAAGGTgcgcaaaaaaacacaaatgcaaaaagtTGCACTTTGACGAAAACTCAGAATTCTTGTGATGCGATTGACTTCAAAATTGGTGCGTGTATTTCTCGAGGACCTCAGGAAATGCACTGTTGATGGTTTGGATGAGCAGTTGTTGAGACTCTAACCCTCAACAAACCGAGGATACTGGAACACATCTGTGACCTCACCATCACCTGCTTATTTTTTATGCATCCACCCATGTTTTTCCTTGAAGGCTGGTGAAGAACAGTTGGCCTTTCTCTTTATCGGTCTTTTCTATCCATTCCTCCCTGTCTTAGGGTCTGGGCACAGAGGAGGACACCCTGATAGAGATTTTGGCTTCCCGGAACAACAGAGAGATCCTGGAAATTAAGAAAGTCTACAAGGAGGGTGCGTGTCAAcaaatttcaaagtaaaaaaaaaaaaaaaatctttaagcTAAGGATGGACAGTGATAGACATGGAAAATTACAGTATACAGGAATATGAAAGACGGTTTACATATCACAAATGGCAGGAgcacaattttttaattttgaacattAATTTTGCATGTTTATcattgtggtttctttgctaaGAATACAAGAAGGACCTGGAGGGCGACATCAGATCGGACACTAGTGGAGAGTTCAGGGCCGCTCTCCTTGAACTCTGCAAGGTATGTTTTtgcgtgtttgtatgtgtgtgtgtgtgtgtgtgtgtgtgtgtgtgtgtgtgtgtgtgtgtgtccacgtttGCTTTTTGCTTTATTTAGACACATGTTGCACAGCCAACTATTCAGTCACGGCACCAGGATGTCCTTATGTTCTGAGACAACATAACACTCCCTACAAAAGCTGCGTGAGTGACAGtagttatttgttaaaaaaaagaaatcttacTCCCTTAATACACACATGCTAACACAATGTGGCTTTACATTTGGGCCTCTGAGAAGAGGAAAagcaccaaacaaacacaatatgctgaacatccattacattttaaaagtcaaaagcTGGATTTTGATCAAAGGAGGATAAATAtgtgttcttcttttttaaaaccttgTCAACTTTCTGCAGTGTATTTGTAAGACAGGTCATCATATTTTATACTTCACTATACCAGTTTCCACATTTTCATGCAGAAACAAATATAATAGACTTCCAGCATTCAGTATATATTATGGCTGTGTTGGGGAACCTCTGTGCCTCTTCTCAGAGTGGAAAAATCCTCAGGACAGGACGTACAGTACGTACAGTTTAAAGAGCTGGAGCAGAGGACGGTCGTTGTGCTCAGTTTGGAGCTCGTTGTTGGTTTGCTGCTCAATGATTTAGTGTTATAGGTCGTCAGGCACAAGAGCTAATGGCTTAACTAATATGTACAgatcctttttttcatgtttttacatttgacgtCCTGAAACCTCAAACCAAATGC
It includes:
- the anxa1a gene encoding annexin A1a: MSFITAFLQQTVYLGMPDDSVLKNEGTVTAAPNFSPNGDAAVLEKAIKAKGVDENTIIEILVKRSNEQRQQIKEAYQQASGKPLELALKSALKGDLEDVVLALLKTPAQYDAQQLKLAMKGLGTEEDTLIEILASRNNREILEIKKVYKEEYKKDLEGDIRSDTSGEFRAALLELCKASRTEGVSEQLVDSDARALYEAGEGRKGKDCSVFIEILITRSAPHLRKVFERYSKYSKVDLAKAIDLEMKGDIENCLTAVVKCAGSRPAFFAEKLNLAMKGKGTRKRILTRIMVSRSEIDMKRIKDEYKKNYSTTLYQDILDDTKDDYEKILLALCGSQN